The Chryseobacterium aureum genome contains a region encoding:
- a CDS encoding cation diffusion facilitator family transporter encodes MENTPTQTVSAGSRHKKNLLIVLCLSGTYLIAEVIGGIVTNSLALLADAAHMLTDVVGLLLAFIAIKIGERKADPSRTYGYYRTEILAAVINAVVLLAISVYVLSEAYQRFQNPPEVQSKSMLIVAGIGLVVNVVGMMILRKDSEGSLNMKGAYFEVLSDMLTSVGVMIAGVIMLTTGWYYADPLISAAIGLLIFPRTWRLLKEAINVLLEGTPKDVDIHELRKSLEQTPGVINIHDLHVWSLTSSVNAMSTHVVKETGYSQNELLAALTNTTITNFKISHTTFQIEEEGYEENEVHL; translated from the coding sequence ATGGAAAATACACCAACACAAACCGTTTCTGCAGGAAGCAGACATAAAAAGAACCTCCTGATTGTTCTCTGCCTTAGCGGAACCTATCTTATTGCCGAGGTAATAGGCGGTATAGTGACCAACAGCCTTGCTTTACTAGCCGATGCAGCCCATATGCTTACCGATGTGGTAGGATTATTGTTGGCATTTATTGCCATCAAAATAGGAGAAAGAAAAGCAGACCCTTCCAGAACATACGGGTATTACCGTACAGAAATATTAGCAGCCGTAATTAATGCAGTGGTTTTACTGGCCATTTCGGTCTATGTTTTGTCCGAGGCCTACCAGCGTTTTCAGAATCCGCCTGAAGTACAAAGTAAATCCATGCTGATTGTAGCAGGAATAGGATTGGTCGTCAACGTGGTAGGAATGATGATTCTGAGAAAAGACTCCGAAGGCAGCTTAAATATGAAAGGAGCCTATTTTGAAGTCCTTTCAGATATGTTGACCTCAGTGGGAGTCATGATAGCGGGAGTGATTATGCTCACAACAGGCTGGTACTACGCCGATCCGTTGATCTCAGCCGCAATCGGGCTTTTGATCTTCCCGAGAACATGGAGACTGCTGAAAGAAGCCATTAATGTTTTACTCGAAGGAACACCTAAGGATGTAGATATTCATGAACTTCGTAAATCCCTTGAACAGACTCCGGGGGTGATAAATATTCATGATCTGCATGTATGGTCACTGACATCCAGCGTTAATGCGATGAGTACGCATGTGGTAAAAGAGACAGGATATTCTCAAAATGAATTGTTAGCTGCATTAACAAATACCACGATTACTAATTTTAAAATCAGTCATACCACTTTTCAGATTGAAGAGGAAGGCTATGAAGAAAATGAAGTTCATCTGTAA
- a CDS encoding SCO family protein: MPKNKKTNNKSKVIIPIAVFALLFLGIGVGMGYFKKNLYTVMKVPDFELTDQNGKKITNKDMLGKVYLVEFFFSKCPTICPVMNTNMKAIQNQVNDPGFGIISISIDPENDTPSALKEHAERIGAKSPNWHFLTGDRTYIGDLADQFNIYVGDKEDEGESLNHSGMIALVDQEGNIRCRYNKENMPILYYSGLNYEDPEGKNPRLNGKYHPDREILIEDIKKLLK, encoded by the coding sequence ATGCCCAAAAATAAGAAGACCAATAATAAAAGTAAAGTGATCATACCTATTGCGGTATTTGCATTGCTTTTTCTGGGAATCGGGGTAGGAATGGGGTATTTTAAAAAGAACCTCTATACCGTAATGAAAGTTCCGGATTTTGAGCTTACCGATCAGAACGGTAAAAAAATCACCAATAAGGATATGCTGGGAAAAGTTTATCTCGTAGAGTTTTTCTTCAGCAAATGTCCCACCATATGTCCGGTGATGAATACCAATATGAAGGCTATTCAGAACCAGGTTAATGATCCCGGTTTCGGGATCATCTCCATCAGTATTGATCCGGAAAATGATACTCCTTCAGCCCTGAAAGAACATGCTGAGAGAATAGGGGCAAAGTCCCCAAACTGGCATTTCCTGACCGGAGACCGCACCTATATTGGTGATCTTGCAGATCAGTTTAATATCTACGTTGGGGATAAGGAAGATGAGGGAGAAAGCCTGAATCACAGCGGAATGATTGCCCTGGTAGATCAGGAGGGAAATATCCGTTGCAGGTATAATAAAGAAAATATGCCCATTCTCTATTATTCAGGATTAAACTATGAAGATCCGGAAGGGAAAAACCCAAGGCTAAACGGAAAATACCACCCGGACAGAGAAATCCTGATTGAGGATATTAAGAAATTATTGAAATAG
- a CDS encoding superoxide dismutase — protein sequence MKIMKIAALSAVFAAQFALAQFKQTPLPYAYNALEGNIDAQTMEIHYSKHAAAYVANLNKAIAGTPQEKETLFQILSNVSKLPAAVRNNAGGHYNHELFWTVLTPQKNTQPSAKLAKAITETFGSMDAFKEKIAKAGADRFGSGWAWLSVDKSGKLFVSSTPNQDNPLMDVVEEKGTPIFGIDVWEHAYYLKYQNKRADYLSAIWNVTNWKEISRRYDEAVSKK from the coding sequence ATGAAGATTATGAAAATAGCTGCCTTAAGCGCAGTTTTCGCGGCTCAGTTTGCATTGGCTCAGTTTAAGCAGACACCTCTGCCTTATGCTTATAATGCTCTGGAAGGGAATATTGATGCCCAGACCATGGAAATTCATTATTCAAAACATGCGGCAGCGTATGTAGCCAACCTGAATAAAGCAATTGCAGGAACTCCACAGGAAAAAGAAACCTTGTTTCAGATTCTTTCCAATGTTTCAAAACTGCCTGCCGCAGTGAGAAATAATGCAGGAGGACATTACAACCACGAGCTGTTCTGGACTGTTCTTACGCCTCAGAAAAATACACAGCCTTCAGCAAAATTAGCAAAAGCGATTACTGAAACTTTCGGAAGCATGGATGCTTTTAAAGAAAAGATTGCGAAAGCCGGAGCAGACCGTTTCGGATCAGGATGGGCCTGGCTTTCTGTGGATAAAAGCGGAAAACTGTTCGTTTCTTCTACTCCCAATCAGGACAATCCTCTGATGGATGTAGTAGAAGAAAAAGGGACACCTATCTTCGGAATTGATGTCTGGGAACACGCTTATTATTTAAAATATCAGAATAAAAGAGCAGATTATCTCAGCGCTATCTGGAACGTTACCA
- a CDS encoding efflux RND transporter periplasmic adaptor subunit, with the protein MKLKRNIIYLTVTALAIVSCGKQEKPTEKADVKTEQSEKGHEEKPQTIASLTEEQMKSVGVALGTVEMKELTSTIKANGLLSVPNSNKATITSLYGGIIKTINIQVGSIVKKGQVIATIANPEYIQLQEDYLTTNSRITYAEQEYRRQRELFDNDAGAKKNLQSADAELKTLRTKRASLLKQLQMMGISPGKVSNGNMKSGLVITAPISGTISSITAQIGSYVDISSPVATVIDNGSIHLDLQVFEKDLPKMKVGQIVHFKLTNNPETEYDARIYSIGSSFENESKTISMHCEVIGNKSGLIDGMNITGIVSLDKSTTPAVPTEAIVEADGKYFVFVQTDKKTEEEHDEKGKPHPKTLNFEKIEVVKGTSDMGYTAVTPVGNIPGNAEIVVKGAFFVNAKLVNSGEHEH; encoded by the coding sequence ATGAAACTAAAACGCAATATCATATATCTTACAGTCACAGCTCTTGCTATTGTAAGCTGCGGAAAACAGGAAAAACCAACGGAAAAAGCTGATGTTAAAACTGAACAGTCCGAAAAAGGCCACGAAGAAAAGCCCCAAACGATAGCATCACTTACGGAAGAGCAGATGAAATCCGTAGGAGTAGCTTTAGGAACTGTGGAAATGAAAGAACTGACATCTACCATAAAAGCCAATGGTTTGCTGAGTGTACCGAACAGCAATAAAGCAACCATCACTTCCCTGTACGGAGGAATCATTAAAACAATCAACATTCAGGTAGGAAGTATTGTAAAAAAAGGACAGGTTATTGCGACCATCGCCAATCCCGAATATATACAGCTTCAGGAAGATTATCTGACTACCAATAGCAGAATAACCTATGCAGAACAGGAATACAGAAGACAGAGAGAACTTTTTGATAATGATGCAGGTGCCAAGAAAAACCTTCAGAGTGCCGATGCTGAGCTGAAAACCTTAAGAACAAAAAGAGCATCTCTTTTGAAGCAGCTTCAGATGATGGGAATAAGTCCGGGTAAAGTCAGCAACGGAAACATGAAATCCGGATTGGTGATTACGGCGCCCATCAGCGGAACAATCAGCAGTATTACGGCACAGATCGGAAGTTATGTGGATATTTCCTCTCCCGTTGCCACAGTGATTGATAATGGCTCTATTCATCTGGACCTGCAGGTATTTGAAAAGGATCTTCCTAAAATGAAGGTAGGGCAGATTGTTCATTTTAAACTGACCAACAATCCGGAAACTGAATATGATGCAAGAATCTACAGCATAGGATCTTCTTTTGAAAACGAAAGCAAAACCATTTCTATGCACTGCGAAGTGATCGGAAATAAATCCGGACTGATTGACGGAATGAATATCACCGGAATTGTAAGCCTGGATAAAAGTACAACCCCCGCTGTCCCTACAGAAGCCATTGTAGAGGCAGACGGCAAATACTTCGTTTTTGTTCAGACTGATAAAAAAACAGAAGAAGAACATGATGAAAAAGGAAAACCGCATCCGAAAACCTTAAACTTTGAAAAAATAGAAGTGGTAAAAGGAACTTCCGATATGGGCTATACGGCTGTAACTCCCGTAGGGAATATTCCAGGCAATGCTGAAATTGTAGTAAAAGGAGCCTTTTTTGTGAATGCGAAGCTGGTGAATTCCGGAGAACACGAACATTAA
- a CDS encoding YHS domain-containing protein, whose protein sequence is MKSPIILTALLSISLLSCAKETPQVKHASHMDSSGKNMENVKVVNEIDPVCHMKTAGSVKDTAVYKNKTYGFCSVFCKGEFKKSPEQYAQK, encoded by the coding sequence ATGAAATCTCCTATTATTTTGACTGCCCTGCTGTCAATATCATTACTGTCGTGTGCCAAAGAAACCCCACAGGTAAAGCATGCAAGCCATATGGACTCTTCCGGAAAAAATATGGAAAACGTAAAGGTGGTGAATGAAATAGATCCCGTCTGTCATATGAAAACCGCCGGATCTGTTAAAGATACAGCGGTGTATAAAAATAAAACGTACGGTTTTTGCAGTGTCTTCTGCAAAGGTGAATTTAAAAAAAGCCCTGAGCAATATGCCCAAAAATAA
- a CDS encoding heavy metal translocating P-type ATPase gives MEKCCSTNPQKPDTKGHQHNHAEGDGHDHDGHDHSHDSGDQTVFQMFLPAIISFIILLLGIAFDNYIKPVWFTGWVRLVWFLAAYIPVGFPVLEDAYKSIIKGDVFSEFFLMSIATIGAFAIGEYPEGVAVMLFYAVGEVFQSMAVTRAKGNIKALLDQRPDEVTVMENNQPKTMKAKEAKIGDIIQLKPGEKLALDGELLSDSASFNTAALTGESKPDTKNKGEAVLAGMINMNSIALVKVNTAYEDSKLSKILELVQNATAQKAPTELFIRKFAKVYTPIVVFLAIGICLLPYFFVSDYQFRDWLYRALIFLVISCPCALVISIPLGYFGGIGAASRNGILFKGSNFLDSIAEIQNVVMDKTGTMTEGVFKVQEVSMASEFNKEEILQMVNALESKSTHPVATAIHNYVGDINHNIPLENVEEIAGHGLKAIINGKELLVGNFKLMDKFNISYDLNPANIVYTVIAVAYDKKFAGYITIADSIKEDAKETVDNLHKMNVKATMLSGDKSTVVKYVADQLGIDHAFGDLLPEDKVNKVKEIKSRNQTVAFVGDGVNDAPVVALSDVGIAMGGLGSDATIETADVVIQDDKPSKIPMAINIGKQTKKIVWQNIVLAFAVKAVVLILGAGGLATMWEAVFADVGVALLAILNAVRIQRMKF, from the coding sequence ATGGAAAAATGCTGTAGTACAAACCCCCAAAAGCCAGATACAAAAGGGCACCAACATAATCACGCAGAAGGAGACGGACATGACCATGACGGGCATGATCACTCTCACGACTCCGGAGACCAGACGGTCTTCCAGATGTTTCTTCCGGCTATTATATCCTTTATCATCTTATTATTGGGAATTGCCTTTGACAATTACATAAAACCCGTGTGGTTTACAGGCTGGGTACGTCTGGTGTGGTTCCTGGCTGCCTATATCCCGGTAGGATTTCCGGTGTTGGAGGATGCGTATAAAAGTATTATCAAAGGAGATGTATTCTCAGAATTCTTTCTGATGAGTATAGCAACAATCGGCGCTTTTGCCATCGGAGAATATCCTGAAGGAGTAGCCGTGATGCTGTTTTATGCCGTAGGAGAAGTATTCCAGTCTATGGCCGTTACCAGAGCTAAAGGAAATATAAAAGCATTATTGGATCAGCGTCCTGATGAGGTAACGGTTATGGAAAATAATCAGCCAAAGACAATGAAAGCCAAAGAAGCTAAAATTGGAGACATCATTCAGCTGAAACCCGGAGAAAAGCTGGCGCTGGATGGAGAACTTCTTTCAGATTCAGCTTCATTCAATACCGCAGCTTTAACGGGAGAAAGTAAACCTGATACCAAAAATAAAGGCGAAGCAGTTCTTGCAGGGATGATTAATATGAACAGTATTGCTTTAGTAAAAGTAAATACAGCCTATGAAGACAGCAAGCTGAGTAAAATTCTCGAATTGGTTCAGAATGCTACGGCTCAAAAAGCACCTACAGAATTATTCATCAGAAAATTTGCAAAAGTATATACTCCCATCGTTGTATTTCTTGCCATAGGAATCTGTTTACTGCCTTATTTCTTCGTGAGCGATTATCAGTTCAGAGACTGGCTGTACAGAGCATTGATATTCCTTGTGATTTCCTGCCCCTGTGCTTTGGTAATTTCCATTCCGCTTGGATATTTCGGAGGAATTGGCGCGGCTAGCCGAAACGGAATTTTATTCAAAGGAAGTAATTTCCTGGACAGTATTGCAGAGATTCAGAATGTGGTAATGGATAAAACGGGAACCATGACAGAAGGCGTATTCAAAGTTCAGGAAGTAAGCATGGCTTCAGAATTTAATAAAGAGGAAATCCTTCAGATGGTGAATGCCCTCGAAAGCAAAAGTACCCACCCGGTGGCAACCGCTATTCACAATTATGTAGGAGATATCAATCACAACATTCCTTTGGAAAATGTTGAAGAAATTGCCGGCCATGGACTGAAAGCCATTATCAACGGAAAAGAACTTCTGGTAGGAAACTTTAAGCTGATGGATAAGTTTAATATCAGCTATGATCTTAACCCTGCCAATATTGTGTATACAGTAATTGCAGTCGCTTATGATAAAAAATTTGCAGGCTACATCACCATTGCAGACAGCATAAAAGAAGATGCTAAAGAAACGGTTGACAATCTGCACAAAATGAATGTAAAAGCTACAATGCTGAGCGGTGATAAAAGTACCGTTGTAAAATATGTAGCAGATCAGCTGGGTATTGACCATGCATTCGGTGATTTGCTGCCGGAAGATAAAGTCAATAAGGTTAAAGAAATAAAATCCCGAAATCAAACTGTAGCTTTCGTAGGAGACGGAGTAAATGATGCCCCTGTAGTAGCCTTAAGTGATGTAGGAATTGCAATGGGAGGCTTAGGAAGTGATGCAACCATTGAAACAGCTGATGTTGTGATTCAGGATGACAAGCCAAGCAAAATACCAATGGCTATCAACATCGGAAAGCAAACGAAAAAGATCGTTTGGCAAAATATAGTTCTTGCCTTCGCGGTAAAAGCTGTGGTGCTGATTCTGGGAGCAGGAGGACTTGCAACGATGTGGGAAGCCGTATTTGCCGATGTAGGCGTTGCATTGCTGGCAATTTTAAATGCAGTGAGAATCCAAAGAATGAAATTTTAA
- a CDS encoding bestrophin family protein: protein MLLNKKISVWYFIREIKSQILLIGIFAIAIGLLDELPWFRKISLPLNIPALLGTAVSLLLAFRTSQSYERWWEARTIWGAIVNDSRTLMRLIIQFVPAGDHRTVKDFAERQIIWTYALGESLRKLPFSEKVQQYLDQHQIKAANIPNAILDEHSRQVKRIAASRELTDFQQMQLNDIITRLCDSMGKCERLKNTVFPRSYSVLVHVLIYVFAAILPFGLDDSQLLVEIAITFLVPVTFIAIEKTSIIMQDPFENGPVDTPMTSLAQTIEINIRQMTGEQNVPPKKGNTSYYEM from the coding sequence ATGTTATTAAACAAAAAAATCTCAGTCTGGTATTTCATCCGTGAAATTAAAAGCCAAATTCTGTTGATCGGAATATTTGCCATTGCTATTGGTCTTCTGGACGAATTGCCGTGGTTCCGCAAAATATCACTCCCGTTGAATATTCCTGCATTGCTGGGAACAGCAGTATCATTGCTGCTGGCATTCCGTACTTCCCAATCCTACGAAAGATGGTGGGAAGCCAGAACAATCTGGGGCGCTATTGTCAATGATTCCAGAACTCTTATGAGACTGATCATTCAGTTTGTGCCTGCAGGAGATCACAGAACAGTAAAAGATTTTGCAGAAAGACAGATTATCTGGACCTATGCACTTGGAGAATCTTTGAGAAAGCTGCCTTTTTCTGAAAAAGTTCAGCAGTATTTGGATCAGCATCAGATCAAAGCAGCCAATATTCCCAACGCAATTCTGGACGAACACTCCAGACAGGTGAAAAGAATTGCAGCTTCCAGAGAGCTGACTGATTTTCAGCAGATGCAGCTTAATGATATCATTACAAGACTCTGCGACAGTATGGGAAAATGTGAAAGACTCAAGAATACGGTTTTCCCACGTTCTTACAGTGTTTTAGTTCATGTTTTGATCTATGTTTTTGCAGCCATACTTCCTTTTGGACTTGATGATTCTCAGTTGCTGGTAGAAATTGCCATCACTTTCCTGGTTCCGGTGACATTCATTGCGATTGAAAAAACATCCATCATTATGCAGGATCCATTTGAAAACGGTCCTGTAGATACTCCAATGACTTCGCTGGCACAGACTATAGAAATCAATATCAGACAGATGACCGGGGAGCAGAATGTTCCCCCTAAAAAAGGAAATACATCTTATTATGAAATGTAA
- a CDS encoding Fur family transcriptional regulator has product MKKDIEHKLIDKNTKPTSMRILVYDFLSSQEAALSLSEIENHFDNADRITIYRTLKTFEEKGIVHSIQENTTTKYKLCEDDCDEKTHKDWHLHFYCKICKQTTCKEDISFPENIQTHFRIDEIRLFAKGICENCLESLQ; this is encoded by the coding sequence ATGAAAAAAGATATAGAACACAAACTCATTGATAAAAATACCAAGCCTACCAGTATGAGAATCTTGGTATATGATTTCTTAAGCTCTCAGGAAGCAGCTTTATCCCTTTCTGAAATAGAAAATCATTTTGACAATGCAGACAGAATTACCATCTACAGAACACTGAAAACCTTTGAAGAAAAAGGAATTGTTCACAGCATTCAGGAAAATACAACCACAAAATATAAATTATGTGAAGACGATTGTGATGAAAAAACACATAAAGACTGGCACCTTCATTTCTACTGTAAAATATGCAAGCAGACCACCTGTAAGGAAGATATTTCCTTCCCGGAAAACATTCAGACCCATTTCAGGATTGACGAAATACGGCTGTTTGCCAAAGGAATCTGCGAAAATTGTCTTGAAAGTTTGCAATAG